Below is a genomic region from Ziziphus jujuba cultivar Dongzao chromosome 7, ASM3175591v1.
atcactataacccactacttcaagagagttggtgcgacgatatgtcaacatatgatctttagtaccctgaagatacctaaagaccttcttaactgcttggtaatgaataggaccaggattgctcataaatctaccaagcacacccacagcaaaggctatatcaggccgtgtacaaacttgagcatacatcaaactacctactgctgaagaatagcgaacattcttcattgccatcctttctctatcattcttgggacactgatccttagaaaacttttcacctttcgtaaccggtacacttccaggagaacaattatgcatatcaaatctcttaagaattctatcaatataagctctctgagacaattgcactacataattagtcctatctcgaacaatcttgatgcccaaaacaaaagaagcctcaccaagatctttcatatcaaaatggttgcacaacatctgctttgtctcagctaataggtcagtgtcactagtagccaaaagtatgtcatcaacatacaacaccagaaatataaaactgctcccactgaccttcatatatatgcatctatcaacaacattctccttaaagccattttggatgacaacctcatcaaacttaagataccattgtcttgaagcttgcttaagaccataaatagatttcttaagcttacaaaccaaattaccattccccgtttgttggaaaccaactggttgaaccatatatacatcctcatataaatcaccattcagaaaagcagttctgacatccatctgatgcaactccaggtcataatgcgccacaatcgccataataattctaaaagaatcctttgtggatacaggagagaaagtctctgtataatcaattccttccttctggctaaaccctttagctacaagtctagccttatacctctccacttgaccattggagtcctttttagtcttaaagacccatttgcacccaataggcttgctaccctctggtaactcaaccaaatcccatactccatttgatgccatggatttcatttcatcttccattgcatccaaccaaaaatttgaatttgaactgcttatggcttcctcataagtgactggatcttaatcatcacttatgtcaaactcatgctcctacaagtaaacctcatagtcatcaggaatagctgatctcctagtcctttgtgacctcctcaaggGTACAttagcatctgcaatagctgaaatatcctgctcttcaacaacaagttcattctgaccaactactggttcatcaactactggatcaacaatatctctatcaggaacaactatactgggaatgaaaacactttcttctctaaattgagattcctttggaccattactatcaccaaacccaaaatcatcttcaaaataaatggccctgtctgattccacgatcctagtggtgtgagaaggacaaaagaatcttgaacccctagatcctatacaatagccaacaaaatatccactaatggttttaggatccaacttcttaatttggggattataaatccttacttcagctttgcaaccccatattcgaaaatgatgcaaattaggctttcttcctgaccacaactcaaaaggtgtcttaggaacagacttacttggaacttgattcaaaatataagctgccgtccttaaagcctctccccacaaataatctggcaacctagaatttgccaacatagaccgcaccatatccaacaaagttctattccttctctcagctatgccattttgctgaggtgtaccaggcatcgtatattgcgcatctatgccacactcacgcaaataaatagcgaaaggccctgggttccttccagttTCATCATacctaccataaaactcaccacctctatcagaccttacagcttttattttcttattcttttgaagctccatctttaccttaaactctttaaaggcaactaaagaatctgacttctcacgaataagctcaacatgtccataacgagagtaatcgtcaatgaaggtaataaaatatctataaccacccaaagcaattggtgtaaaaggtccacatatgtcagtgtggattaactccaaaacatctccacacctagctaacttatcctttcttaccttggcagttaacttccctttcacacattcaacacaagtcaacagatcagagaaatcaagattaggaagtatcccatccttcactaacctttccatcctgtgcctagaaatatgtcccaaacgtttatgccataacattgaggaattgtcattaactcttaggcgtttagaagcaacaatagaattaacagataaattgagaccattatcaaataaatcaagcttatataaattgccacataaagttccaaaaccgacaactttaccatccttaaataattcaactttgttatttccaaacaaaaaactataaccttgactatccaaaacagaaatagataacaagtttcttcttattgaagatacataagaaacttcttgcaactccaaaacatatccagtggcaagtttcaacttgattgttcccacaatgtccaccttcactcttgagctatctcccatataaacatgctgctcaagattggttgggccccttcggcttatcatcccctgcaatgaattagtaacatgaattgttgctccagtatctaaccaccaagaattcataggcacatcgataatattggtctcaatcattaaaatattacctttcttctcttgctttccctttaaggtccaacagtctatcttTTTGTGTCCAAttttattgcagtatccacatcttccattgaagtactctttcctttctctaatctgaaaaccaccatccctaggtcctttaggcttcataccagaaaacttcttcctattggggttaaaaccctgcccaggcttgaaaccttgtcctggcttgaatccttgtcctttcttttggaaaaacttcttggacttatctacctgatgtgaaaccatagcaacagacctagacttacttaatttaatatcatcatcttccttgacaaggatagtagtcaattcctccaaactacaaccttctttcttagtattcaaactcgaccttatattatcaaactgtgatggaagactcctcattatagaataggtcaagaactcctctccaatgtccatcttaagatccttcagcttattataataagaagaaagtagcataatatggtcccttactcctttaataccatcatacttggtattgttcaataggtccaaataatgatgcgtctcattcatatcaaacttgataaacttctttcctatctcctcaagaagtccctttgcagtatccactttaggaatactagcatatatggcctcatccatgtaattctccatcatcatcatacaacacttattagagtgtttccaatcctcataaagtttcttagctgctgcagtactctcatcagtcggtatctctggtggatctatctccaaagccaaatccaatttcatgaaggtcaaattcataactaaggttttcttccatttctgataattggtcccatccaatttcatcatggcagtcataggcataagatttggggtgctactagctgtaaaaatagtaaacaacaagacatttaaaaatttaagacaattcaattactattttccagcccctcaacacaaaacacaaacataaatatcgcttagggtctttgtagcactaaagatacccttacgcgggccagggacagtcaatcAAATAACcgcaatcaaatgcattgaactgaattatcgacagggcaactcagaacctgcaatacatggcatttaattaacttccactgccattccaggcgtcatacaaagcaactagaactaccgacagggtagcttaattacccgcatagaccctggttaataagtgggagaaaaataacatattggcaatttcatgaaataggcaaatataaaacatcccatccactatgccaatatacattacattggtacacataatgcagataaaataagtctcacgacaggtgagtacctaaaatcccacactactataccaactaggcacaaagcctctttgggtaagctcacacaaaccaattttccaatcacaaatatttaatttattttaataaaattggaatgtgataattaaacaaataaacaaacaataaataaataaattaaacaattgaatcactaaattaattaataaataaacaaaaaaaatcaataaaaataaataagtttttttttttttttgggcctgctgacgtcatctgctgacgtcagcaaacgacgtgtcgtgctgACGTCAGCATATGACGTCAGCAGTAACCCCAAACGACACGTCGTTTCTCTCATCTTCTTCAGCCAACCGGGTCACGGGTGACCTGGTTCCAATCCAAACGGGTCACGCGACCCGCTATGCTTACCCGGCCAAAACTCACCGTTCCGGCCACCGTTTCCGACGATTCCGGCGGCTTTAGTTTCTTCTTCCCTCGGGCAACGTTTCCCACAAACAAATTGGATTCAAAATCAACTCAAAATAAACATCCAATCTAGGTTTATTTTCggccaaaacacaaacaaaaaaccCATGGAAACACAAGAAATTCGAGCAAATTTTAGGCAAAATCGGTGCTTTTTGTTTCGTGTATTCTTGGGAAACTCTTTCCCCAAATTaatttggtccaaaacccagaaaatcagtATGTGAAATTCATGGCCGAaaacccagtttttttttttttgttttttttttttttgaccaagcccgatatttacaaaaaaaaatatatatatatattttatttttatttttttattttttatttatttattttttaagaacaaacaaaaaaccaaccatgagtatatatatatatatatatctagaacatTGATAATAGTGGCAAAAACACAGATCAATATTCACATGCTAACTGCAATAAACTCCAAAGAAATttactatgcatattaaccatgtgctctgataccaattgttagaattttttattatggatctaaatatacataataaattccataagtcataatttactaacctccaaacgcagccattgataaattagatctttaatcctgcaaaatagaaaataatgtaaagtagtgcctatggacacactactctcaaaccactctcagatctctgaaaaccctaatatcaaaataccgtatggcatcaattgtttgcttgccctagacctttaaatagtctttgcaagtcagacttatccattaattttgacacacataaaataataataatttgataatataattatactaggaaaaatatggataagttatTGGGCTTAttaagagagttggtcctccagtccaatgggccaactagagtcttatagagagtgtgtgaccaagggccctactacaaaataataaaataagccagtcccattaatggcataaataggccctgtaagtgagtaattgattatgtcaagtccacaaatattaatttaattcaacataataCAAATAGAAATAGTATCCAGCTAACTATTAGTTAGGAAAAACCAATTTAGCTGAGCTGTACTGGTATTACGTTACAATCAAACCAAGTAGGCTGACTTCGCAATGAACTTATAGCTTAATTACTTGAGTTATGATGATGTCATAACTCTAAACAAGTATCCACTTGTACAGTAAACTATACAATATTGATCACTCATGTATCCACTTGTTCAGTAAACTACACAATATTGATCACCGAGGAAGCTGCTGTGCACTTTCCATGTTGATGAGAAGAAAAGACGAACAAAATGCATTGGGAGTTTCGTTGCAATTATCAACCTCCAATAGTTTTTTGTTCAATCCTCGTGACGATATGGAAAGTTACCAAACCATCACTAAAAGTTGGGGTAGGCAATCTCGCTTACTATGCTTTCGTTAATTGCGGTTGACACATGTTTAACTCTGGCTAGCTCAACTTGAAACATGTCTCTAACATGAAACCAACGAAGTATAGGGTCAAGTTTGACTACTCAATGTCATTTCCAAGATACTCGTGAAACTTGGTCTACACGATGTTAATGTGACTATGCTCCTTCAGAATACACAATTTGCAGGTGCACCGAACGTATCAATCATTGAAAACCTAGCTGAGCCACTTCTGATCATCTACCTCCTGCGTTAAGTCTATGTAAGAGCTGAGGTTGGagataaaatactttttttttttttttctttttttcgttgtTTCATATTCAATATCTAACAAACAAGTTtattacccccccccccccccccaaaaaaaaaaaataaaaaatcaaacaatcaaGTTGTCCAAAGCAGATCAAACAACCGAAAGTTTACCTAATTTATCTACTTACACCATACCAATTACCAAACGTTAGGAAAcaagaataaaatgttttatatttatttacatttatcataaaaaatatatatgtatataaattttttctatCAGGTGACAAATAGGCTTATGTTGCTCAATTCATTTCCTGCTTATATGTAATATTCCAAcgtaaaatatttcaaattgggTTTGTGGACCTTTCAGAAGGTGTCCCATGCATAAATATTTGTGCATGATGCTCAGCAGAAAGAATTCCTAATTCATGGTGAATTAGGTAAGGATGTCCAAGTCACATTGAAAGCACCATCTACCTTCCAAAGCCATTGAAAACGTCTGTGGAACGCATTCCAAAATGTACGTACCTGAAAGGCTGAAATCTAATCAATGCAaagcagagttttttttttttttttttttaattttaaatttggttaTTAGACAAATTATTTAATACCTCTATAAAATAGCTTTTTATTTCTGGTTTTATTTAGAGGAGTCGTTTTGAACGCTTCATTGAGGTTAAGCAAAATGTTACTGGAAAATTTAACAAGTTGTGAACTTCATTAATTTTAGGAAAATGCTCATTGTGcatcaataattttttgtaaagagaaacaaaaaaaaaaaaaccaaacttgTGCCAAAAGAATCCCCCTCATCTAAAGAGAGTAATTAAAGCAAATTAGATagactttattaaaaaaataaataaacaaaaatagaagTTTCAagttaaataaacaacaaaaaaatcctaaataatTTAAGATTAGACGCTATTGTAGTATGGCGTTACGAATTATTATTACAcagacatgtatatatatatatatatatgtgtgtgtgtgtgtgtgtgtgtatatatgcatatataaagcTTAATAACATTTCAAAGCAAAGTACGCAGTCAAATTTTTTGGGACCCATTAGGAAATTGCCAAGCACTTTCCTTCTGCCTAGAAGTTCCAATTGCAAGTACCCATGCTCTTTATTCCACAAGAAACAAGCGTCATATAGTTGGATACTTGTGCCTTTTCTCCTTCTATATAAAGCTGTTACATCTGCTGCATATTAAGtttaattcaagaaaaaaaattattgctttCTTCCTCCAATGGCAAATAGTGATAATCGAGTTTCCAAATCCTCTAAATGGTTCGCTAATAAGAGTCTTAAGCTAAGCTTCAATGGTCGTCGTGGATCAAAACCCAGCTCAACGATAAGCTCCCCTGCCTCTCCTCTGTCTCCTAGAACACCAAGAATCAACAGCGGCAGCGGAGAAGATTATCAGCTGAGACAAGTCTTTAGCTATTTCGATGGGAATGGTGATGGCAAAGTATCGGCCTTGGAACTAAGATCGTATTTCGGATCGGTCGGTGAGTACATGTCCCATGAAGAGGCTCAGGAGGTGATCAATGATCTCGATGAAGATGGAGACGATTTGATTGATTTCAAAGATTTCCTAAAGCTGATGAAAAAGGATGCTGAAGAAGAAGATTTGAGGAAGGCGTTCGAGATGTTCGAATTGGAGAAAGGTTGCATAACACCCAAAAGCTTGCAGAGGATGTTGTGTCGTCTCGGTGATGCTAAATCTTACGACGAGTGTGTGGCTATGATTCAAGCCTTTGATACTGACGGCAATGGAGTGGTTGATTTTAATGAGTTTCACCAAATGATGGTGGCTTAATTAATAACTTGGaatttatatgtatgtacatcTTTTCTATGTATATAAGTGCAAAATGtaaatgtgtatgtatatatatatatatatatatatgtagtatgCTTTGGTCCTTTCATCATGATGGGAAACCAAGATGTATATAAATGAAAAGGCAAATTTTTTGCATCGCAAACGCAACTTTGTCAAATGTTTATTGTTCAAAGataaattaacttaaaaaatattataatattagtaTCTTTGTTCTCAGGAAAAGGTTATGCTTTTT
It encodes:
- the LOC107424831 gene encoding probable calcium-binding protein CML41, giving the protein MANSDNRVSKSSKWFANKSLKLSFNGRRGSKPSSTISSPASPLSPRTPRINSGSGEDYQLRQVFSYFDGNGDGKVSALELRSYFGSVGEYMSHEEAQEVINDLDEDGDDLIDFKDFLKLMKKDAEEEDLRKAFEMFELEKGCITPKSLQRMLCRLGDAKSYDECVAMIQAFDTDGNGVVDFNEFHQMMVA